Within Acinetobacter sp. LoGeW2-3, the genomic segment AACGCTCATAATTCTTAAAAAATATAAAAGCCCGGCATATGCCGGGCTTTTTTTATAGCAATCTCAGTTAACGCTTTAAGAAACCTGCAACCATATTCAGGACATTCTGAATATCATTATTGGCTTCCTGTTTACTGGTTTGTTCACCTTGCGGGGTTAATGAGTCAATAATCTGCGGCAGGACTTTGGAAATGGCACTATATACATCCTGCTTCGGCGCATGCACCTGTTCAGCAACTTGCTCCACTTCCTGATCGTCAAATAGTAGCTGTAGTTGCTGGTTATCCACGGGAGCATTCTCACCTGGACCAGTAGACACCCAGTCATCCACCTGATTGGTTAATCCCTGTCCTTTAAGCTTATCCAGTGCACCTTGTAAACCACCCTGTTTCTGAATCCAGGCGAGTACCAATGGCAATACAGCGATCAGTAATGTCTTGGTTCCACTTGAACCCAAGCCTGATGATCGAGATTGTTGATTCGTTTGTTGGTTTGGCTGCTGTTGTGGTTGATCAGCGCCGCCTAATTGACTCAGTACAGAACCTAAAATCCCGCCAAATCCGCCTTGCTGAGACTGACCAGTTTGACGCGTATTACCCGTATTTAACTGTCCAAGGACTGCACCCAAAATTCCACCCAAGCCACTTTGAGACTGTTGCGACTGGTTCTGGGATTGATTCTGATTGGTATTCTGCTGTTGCTGACCACCACCTAAGGCTTGCTTGGCCAGTATCTCTACAATATTACTGAGGTTTGTCATACTGCTCATCCTGTCAATCTTTCTTACAGCATACGTGGCGAGCAGAAAGTTGAAATGGATGAATATGTTAATATTTGCAATGAAATTTAGTCGTTTTTTTTCATTACCAACGGAACTTATCCCAGTTTTCCGGATTGGCCCAGAATTTGGAGTTAAACCAGTCTGGCACATGCTTATAAGTCAGGATATTAAATTGCCATAAGGCAAAGTCAGCATCATGTGTCGTTTTATCAATGAGTTGGGTTAAGCCTAAAGAACGTAGTAGTTTCTCATCCTGTAAACGGCTCACCACCACCAGACGTTTTGCAAATAAATCACGTAGTTTAACCAAGATCTGACTGATCATTTGATTGGATAACTCACTCGTTTCAGAAGTATCTAGCATCACTACTGCCAGGTCATAACGTTGCTGAAAAGGCAGACTTAAAAAGTCAGATACGCTAAAATAATGCCATTGAATGGACTGATTAAACTTGACTTGGGTCAAATCCTGACCAATACAAATCGCAGTTTTTATGGGCTGTTCCTGTGCAAAATCGTCTAGCATCGAAGTGATGACATTCTGTTCAGCCATAACAGCATCCTTATGATTTAAGTGAGTAATTTATATGGAACTTCAAGGCATTTGCCATAAAATGCACGCCGGCCTCAAGAACCTTAGTGTAACTGATCAAGATGTACACCGGGCAAATGTTGAATATAAATTCATATTAGATCGTTCAGAAATTGATCTCCCATTTAGCCTGGGTCAGGAAATCGAGATTGAATGGACCGGCAATATCTATTGCGTATCTTGTGGTGCTAAAACCTCAAAGTCTTTTTCCCAAGGCCACTGCTTCAAATGCTTTAAAACCAAAGCGTCTTGTGACATGTGTATTATGAAGCCGGAAAGCTGTCACTATCATTTGGGTACCTGTCGTGAAGATACCTTTGCCCATGAAGTCTGCTTCCAGCCACATATTGTATATTTAGCCAATTCAAGTGGACTTAAAGTCGGAATTACCCGTGTCAATCATATGCCAGGTCGTTGGCTGGATCAGGGTGCAACGCAAGCCCTACCGATCATGAAAGTAGGTTCTCGTCGCTTATCGGGTCAGATGGAAGTTATGTTTGGTACCCAGGTTGCCGACAAGACAGATTGGCGCAAGCTGCTCAAAGGTGAAGCTGAGCCGCTGAATCTAATTGATATCCGTGATCAGCTACTTGATGAATTTGAACCACAAATTACCACAATTCGTGATGAATTCAGCATGAGTCTTGACTTCAATGAAAATGTTGAGATTCTGGAACAAGAGCGACCACGTGAGTTTATCTATCCGGTAGAAAGCTATCCAGAAAAGGTCAAATCCCATAACCTGGATAAAACTCCCGTGATCCGTGGCAAGTTACAAGGAATTAAGGGCCAGTACCTGATTATGGATACCGGTGTAATCAATATCCGTAAATATACCGGTTATGAAATTAAGGTTCGTGCTGAGTAACCGGAACTATTTTAGAAAGCGGGATAAAGTGTCCCGCTTTTTAATTTCCTATTCAGGGAATTATCTAATGAAATTTAAAATACATTTCAGGTTTTCAATATAACTTTCAATTTTAAGATAGTTCTTTGGAACTAAAACTAATTTTGAAAAATAAAAAACCGGCTCGAAAGCCGGTTTTTTATCAAGGAAAATCTGTTATTTGATTTTCGCTTGTGATTTCAGATAACGCGTATAGTCATCAAATTCTTGCTGACCGCGTAACTGAGCATAAAGTTTTGCAAGCTCAGTACGTTGCTCTTCGCTTAAGACATCAATCGGATTCTTCTTCACTTCAGATACAGCAACTACCACCAGCTCATTTGGCAGGCTTGCTGTGGTCACAGACCAGAATCCAGCTTTAGGCGCTTTCACACTAAATGCTGCACGTTGTACATCACGTTTTAGCAGACCTTCAGCACGAGTATAGATCCCCGCATCTTCAAACACCAGATTGCCTTTCGCTACAGAAGCAGCAGGCTTAGTCTTGAATTCATCAAGAGATTTCTGAACTTCGGCTTTTGCCAGAGCAAGTGCTTTTTCTTCAATCAGTTTTGCTTTAACACGTGGTTTCGCTTCAGCCAGTGATTGCTCACCTGCTGCATGGTAATTACGCACTTTTACCCAAGCCACATCACCATTCGCTAACTGAATGCTAGAAGACACATTACGATCGCCATTCTTCACATCATCATTGAAAAGTTTTACTTTCACATTGGCATCGCTTAGCAATGGATCGCGAGTAGATAAAGTCACACCTTTGGCTGATTGTACACGAACACCTTTCACTTCTTGTGTCACCACATCCAGTGAGTCGCTGCTTACGACCATATCATTCAGGCCATTTACCGTATCAGAGAATGCATTGGATTTTTTAGAAGCCAACACTTCTTCACTTAGACGTGCTTTTTGTGATTCAAATGATGGCACAGCAACATCAGGTGCCTGTACCGCAATAATGTGATAACCATAATCAGTCTTCACAGGTGCAGAAACCTGACCTGATTGTAATGAAGCAACAGTCTTGTCGAAGGCATCCCCAAACACACCCACTTCATACACTGCAATTGCACCGCCTTTGGCTTTCGACTCAGGATCTTCTGAATACTCCGCTGCAGCTTGAGCAAACGTTGTACCTGCTTTAATTTTCGCAGCGACGTCTGCAGCCAGTTTTTGAGCTTCAGCTTCAGAACGGTTATCCGCAGTAATCAGGATATGTTTTACTTCTGGCTTAGCAGTCGATTTTTGCGCTGCGACAAAGCTGTTATAAGCATCTTGGAGTTCTGCATCGGTTACCGTAACAGCAGCGGTATTGATATCAGTTGCTTTTAAAACTACGTAATCTACATCAACACTGGTTGGCTGCTTAAACACAGTCTTGTGTTTTTCATAATAGGCTGCAACATCGGCATCCGTAACCTTGACGTTTTTCTTATAGGTCTCAAGATTTACGCTGGCAATGTGTACATGACGTTGTTCAGTCTGTAAGTTTGCAATCTGTTGAATTTCAAGCTTGCTCACCAAAGGATAGTCAATAAATGTAGACGACAGCATTTTCAATGCATGATCCGTACGCAGACTTGCAATCAATTGACGGCTATTCATTCCTACAGAGCGTAAATAGTTTTCATACAGCGCATTGGAAAACTGACCATTTTCCTGGAAACTTGGTTGCTGAGCAATCATCTGTTCAATTTGCTGATCACTGAGGCTGATGCCGAGTTCTTCAGCTTGTTGCAGTAAAACCGTACGTGCAACCAGCGTATCCATTGCCTTTTGATCAATGAATGCCTGATTTAATAATGTTTCATCGCCATTGGCATAACTAAGATATTGTTCTTTGAATGATTTTGTCAGAGATTCCAGTTCTTTTTTAGAGATATCTGTGCCATTTACCGTCTTGGCTGTATCTTTGTTCCCACCACTAAAATATCCTTCAATACCTACAAGCGCTAAAGGGGTCAAAAACAGAACGAGCAAGACCTTGCCCAGCCATCCCTTAATAACTTTACGAAAAGATTCCATAAGTATTCCAATATTTTATTTGCATGGGATTTTACCCGAAAAAACCCACTGAATGAATGTGTTAATCCTGACTATTTAATTAATCAATAAAAAAACGCGCCTAGTGAGGCGCGTTTGGTTGCTGTTGGCGATTAAGCTACAGCGTCTTTTAAGCCTTTGCCAGCTTTGAAGCTAGGTACTTTGCTTGCTTTAATTTCAAGCGTTGCACCAGTTTGTGGGTTACGGCCAGTACGTGCAGCACGTTCTTTAACGCCGAAAGTACCAAAACCAACTAGAGTAACTGTGTCACCTGATTTTAGAGCTTCAGTAACAGAAGCAATTGTAGCATCTAAAGCTTTACCTGCGTCAGCCTTAGATAATCCCCCTTTCTCTGCAATTGCATCAATTAATTCTGATTTATTCATGAAAATTACGTCCTCTTAATATCGTTTATTTAAGGTCCAAGAATTTGTTTACATTGCCATAGCGACTTTATAACAATGGTTTAGGTCTAAACGCAATACTCTTCGACCTGTTTTTTTTTAAAAAATAAGCGAAAAAAACATTGAATAATGAATAAAGTCACTTTCGTTGTGATTTTTTAGACAATTCATCCTGTATTTTTTCCTGTTCTGCCGTCAACTGATCGACTTTAGCATGTAGCTGCAAGATCAGCTTTTCCAGATGCTGTACGTCCTTCAGCGTCACTAATCCTATACGATTCAATGAATGATGAACAGAGTGATCAATTAATTTTTCAACTTTATCTTTGGTATCTGTGACTGACTCTTTAGCCTTTTCTGAGACTTTTTCGACAGTTTGATCAGCAATGTCAGTCGTTTTGGATTCCAGCTCTTCCCCAACCTTGACTAATGAGTCGAATAATTTGTTGCCTTCTTCCTCGGCACGAGAGAATGCGCCAAGTCCAGCCAGCCAGATTTGCTTGGTATATTTACGGAAGTCGAGGACAGACTTACGCTCAGATCCTGATCTGGACTTGCTTTTTGATGTTTTTTGTTCTGCTTCTGGGATTGCATCCTGTGCCGCTTCAGATTTGTCCATGTGCACGCCTCCTGATTATTTTCTCTGCAAATTTTATATAGAAATCTACAAAATGACAGCATATTAGCAAATTTAATACTTGCCAGTTTTGCTAAACTGTTCTACAAAGCAATTTATTTCAAGTTTTAAGTTTAATCCCTGAAATATCAATTAGGCAGGATGCTTTATATTTCAAATTTTCAGGAAAGGATTGGTTGTATCTATGAGCGAATCGCAGCAAAGTCAAAAGCAGCCGCACTTATTGCTGACAATGACTTTAATTGTTTTAGAAACGATTTTCACTTTTATTCTAAAATATGATCGCGTTGTTGCATTACAAGCTAAAAAGTTTATTGATGAAGAAATTGCTATTAAGATTAATAGTTATATTCCTTATTTTGACATTTATGTACAGTTTACCGATAAAGGTTTGCTGTTTGACCATAAAGCGCCGAATAAGATCATTGAACTTGATGTGCGTACTACCCTGTCCGATCTGATCAAAATCTTTATTTTTGGCAATCGTCGCAGCATTAAAGCCATGCGCATTGATGGTAATCAGATCCTTAAAGATGAATTTCGTGATCTGCTGACTTTATTCGCCCTGCCAAAACTGCTTGCCGACTGGAAACAGTGGCTATATGAACCTTCTGATGAATCAGATGTGGTTACTTCTCGTAACCGTTTAGCTCCACTTTTAGATAAAATTGATCAGCAACGTTCTAAAATTAATACCCTGCAGGTGGAAGTTAAACAGTACAAAAACCGGATTCGACGCATGCAACGTCGTCAGAAACAAATAAATATAATCTTTGGTCTTATTACCATAGGTTTAATTACGTTATTAGTATATAATTGGTTCGCGTAATAAATCCTTCTTTTTTGTACGATTTAGCACCTCATTTAGCATAATAAAAAACTTGACTATTTTAGTCAGGATTCTTAAAATCGACACATCTAGTCTAACCATGTGTATCGAATCATGCGCTTAACCACTCGCGGTCGCTACGCAGTGACTGCTCTTCTTGATCTAGCTTTGCAGCCAACTGAACAAACGATCACGCTTGCTGAAATTGCAGCTCGTCAAACCATTTCTGTTGCCTATCTTGAGCAGTTATTTGCGAAACTAAAACGTCATGGCTTAGTTTCAAGTGTCCGTGGTGCCAATGGTGGTTATCATCTGGCGCGTAATGCTCAAGACATCACTGTGTTAGAAATCATTGAAGCTGTAAACGAAACTGTTGACGCTACTCGCTGCGACCATAAAGGCAACTGCCAGAATGGTGCGATGTGCTTGACTCACGATTTATGGCAGGAACTCTCCCACCACATTGCCGATTATCTCGCAAAAATCTCGCTTGCTGACCTTGTAGCTCGTGACAACGTGCAAACCGTTTCACTTCGCCAAAATTCAGCATCTTTTGATTCAGCTCTTTTATCGGTTACAGGTATTTGACATGAAACGTCCGATTTATCTTGACTATGCAGCAACCACTCCTGTAGATCCTCAAGTTGCAGAACGCATGATGGAATGCTTAACTTTCGAAGGTACCTTCGGTAATGCTGCATCTCGTTCACATGCATACGGCTGGCAAGCGGAAGAAAAAGTTGAATACGCACGTGAACAGGTCGCTAACCTTGTGAAAGCTGACCCACGTGAAATCGTATGGACTTCTGGTGCAACTGAATCTGACAACCTTGCATTAAAAGGTGTGGCTCAGTTCTATGCATCTAAAGGCAAGCACATCATTACTTCTAAAATTGAACATAAAGCAATTTTGGATACATGCCGTGAGCTTGAGTCTGAAGGCTTTGAGATTACTTACCTGGAACCACAACCAAAAACTGGTTTAATCACTCCAGAGATGGTTGAAGCTGCGATTCGTCCAGATACCATTCTTGTTTCCCTAATGATGGTCAACAACGAAATCGGTACTACAACTGATGTCGCTGCGATTGGTGAAATCACACGTGCCAAGAAAATTTTCTTCCACGTCGATGCTGCACAGGCTGCGGGTAAAGTTGAAATCGACTTATCTACTTTAAAAGTAGATTTGATGAGTTTCTCTGCGCACAAAATCTATGGTCCTAAAGGTATCGGTGCCCTGTTCGTACGTCGTAGCCCACGTGTACGTCTAAAAGCACAAATGCATGGTGGCGGTCATGAACGTGGCATGCGTTCTGGTACTTTAGCGACTCACCAGATCGTAGGTATGGGTGAAGCATTCGAACTTGCTGGTAAAAATTTACAGTCTGAACAAGCACGTTTACGCGTACTTCGTGACAAGCTTTGGAATGGTTTACGTGACCTTGAACAGGTATTCCTGAATGGTCACGAAACTTACAACGTTGCGAACTACCTGAACGTGAGCTTCAACTTTGTTGAAGGCGAATCACTAATGATGGCTCTGAAAGATGCAGCAGTATCTTCAGGTTCAGCATGTACTTCTGCAACGCTGGAACCTTCTTATGTTCTACGTGCATTGGGCCTATCAGACGAACTTGCACACAGCTCAATCCGCTTCAGCTTTGGTAAATACACCACTGAAGAAGATATTGATCATGTACTTGAAGTCACTAAAGCTGCTGTTGAGAAGTTACGTGAACTTTCTCCGCTTTGGGATATGTACAAAGAAGGTATCGACCTTTCTTCCGTTGAATGGGCTGAGCACTAATCTTGCGTCAGAGATAACAGCATTTGTGCTGTTATCTCATTGATAAAATTTTTTTAATCCCCATATTTAATATTAGGCTGACCCCGAGTTTTGGAGAAGCAACATGGCTTATAGCGAAAAAGTAATTGACCATTACGAAAACCCACGTAACGTTGGGGTTTTAGACAAAAATGCAGAAAACGTAGGTACAGGCATGGTGGGTGCACCTGCATGTGGCGACGTGATGCGTCTTCAAATTCAAGTGAATGATGAAGGTGTAATCGAAGAAGCACGTTTCAAAACTTATGGCTGCGGTTCAGCAATTGCATCTAGCTCACTGGTAACTGAGTGG encodes:
- a CDS encoding Rrf2 family transcriptional regulator encodes the protein MRLTTRGRYAVTALLDLALQPTEQTITLAEIAARQTISVAYLEQLFAKLKRHGLVSSVRGANGGYHLARNAQDITVLEIIEAVNETVDATRCDHKGNCQNGAMCLTHDLWQELSHHIADYLAKISLADLVARDNVQTVSLRQNSASFDSALLSVTGI
- a CDS encoding phasin family protein — protein: MDKSEAAQDAIPEAEQKTSKSKSRSGSERKSVLDFRKYTKQIWLAGLGAFSRAEEEGNKLFDSLVKVGEELESKTTDIADQTVEKVSEKAKESVTDTKDKVEKLIDHSVHHSLNRIGLVTLKDVQHLEKLILQLHAKVDQLTAEQEKIQDELSKKSQRK
- a CDS encoding DUF6231 family protein, with product MAEQNVITSMLDDFAQEQPIKTAICIGQDLTQVKFNQSIQWHYFSVSDFLSLPFQQRYDLAVVMLDTSETSELSNQMISQILVKLRDLFAKRLVVVSRLQDEKLLRSLGLTQLIDKTTHDADFALWQFNILTYKHVPDWFNSKFWANPENWDKFRW
- a CDS encoding SurA N-terminal domain-containing protein; its protein translation is MESFRKVIKGWLGKVLLVLFLTPLALVGIEGYFSGGNKDTAKTVNGTDISKKELESLTKSFKEQYLSYANGDETLLNQAFIDQKAMDTLVARTVLLQQAEELGISLSDQQIEQMIAQQPSFQENGQFSNALYENYLRSVGMNSRQLIASLRTDHALKMLSSTFIDYPLVSKLEIQQIANLQTEQRHVHIASVNLETYKKNVKVTDADVAAYYEKHKTVFKQPTSVDVDYVVLKATDINTAAVTVTDAELQDAYNSFVAAQKSTAKPEVKHILITADNRSEAEAQKLAADVAAKIKAGTTFAQAAAEYSEDPESKAKGGAIAVYEVGVFGDAFDKTVASLQSGQVSAPVKTDYGYHIIAVQAPDVAVPSFESQKARLSEEVLASKKSNAFSDTVNGLNDMVVSSDSLDVVTQEVKGVRVQSAKGVTLSTRDPLLSDANVKVKLFNDDVKNGDRNVSSSIQLANGDVAWVKVRNYHAAGEQSLAEAKPRVKAKLIEEKALALAKAEVQKSLDEFKTKPAASVAKGNLVFEDAGIYTRAEGLLKRDVQRAAFSVKAPKAGFWSVTTASLPNELVVVAVSEVKKNPIDVLSEEQRTELAKLYAQLRGQQEFDDYTRYLKSQAKIK
- the iscU gene encoding Fe-S cluster assembly scaffold IscU, whose protein sequence is MAYSEKVIDHYENPRNVGVLDKNAENVGTGMVGAPACGDVMRLQIQVNDEGVIEEARFKTYGCGSAIASSSLVTEWLKGKTLDEAQAIKNIDIATELALPPVKVHCSVLAEDAIKAAVEDYRSKKTKA
- a CDS encoding DUF2797 domain-containing protein, which codes for MELQGICHKMHAGLKNLSVTDQDVHRANVEYKFILDRSEIDLPFSLGQEIEIEWTGNIYCVSCGAKTSKSFSQGHCFKCFKTKASCDMCIMKPESCHYHLGTCREDTFAHEVCFQPHIVYLANSSGLKVGITRVNHMPGRWLDQGATQALPIMKVGSRRLSGQMEVMFGTQVADKTDWRKLLKGEAEPLNLIDIRDQLLDEFEPQITTIRDEFSMSLDFNENVEILEQERPREFIYPVESYPEKVKSHNLDKTPVIRGKLQGIKGQYLIMDTGVINIRKYTGYEIKVRAE
- a CDS encoding IscS subfamily cysteine desulfurase; its protein translation is MKRPIYLDYAATTPVDPQVAERMMECLTFEGTFGNAASRSHAYGWQAEEKVEYAREQVANLVKADPREIVWTSGATESDNLALKGVAQFYASKGKHIITSKIEHKAILDTCRELESEGFEITYLEPQPKTGLITPEMVEAAIRPDTILVSLMMVNNEIGTTTDVAAIGEITRAKKIFFHVDAAQAAGKVEIDLSTLKVDLMSFSAHKIYGPKGIGALFVRRSPRVRLKAQMHGGGHERGMRSGTLATHQIVGMGEAFELAGKNLQSEQARLRVLRDKLWNGLRDLEQVFLNGHETYNVANYLNVSFNFVEGESLMMALKDAAVSSGSACTSATLEPSYVLRALGLSDELAHSSIRFSFGKYTTEEDIDHVLEVTKAAVEKLRELSPLWDMYKEGIDLSSVEWAEH
- a CDS encoding YidB family protein, which translates into the protein MTNLSNIVEILAKQALGGGQQQQNTNQNQSQNQSQQSQSGLGGILGAVLGQLNTGNTRQTGQSQQGGFGGILGSVLSQLGGADQPQQQPNQQTNQQSRSSGLGSSGTKTLLIAVLPLVLAWIQKQGGLQGALDKLKGQGLTNQVDDWVSTGPGENAPVDNQQLQLLFDDQEVEQVAEQVHAPKQDVYSAISKVLPQIIDSLTPQGEQTSKQEANNDIQNVLNMVAGFLKR
- a CDS encoding HU family DNA-binding protein, with protein sequence MNKSELIDAIAEKGGLSKADAGKALDATIASVTEALKSGDTVTLVGFGTFGVKERAARTGRNPQTGATLEIKASKVPSFKAGKGLKDAVA